One genomic window of Punica granatum isolate Tunisia-2019 chromosome 1, ASM765513v2, whole genome shotgun sequence includes the following:
- the LOC116209195 gene encoding probable enoyl-CoA hydratase 1, peroxisomal translates to MDTSRSHILVAREPGGIATVTINRPKALNSLTRPMMVDLARAIKALARVDSVRVIILSSSGRAFCSGVDLTAAEDVFKGDVKDIETDPVAQMELCPKPIIGAINGFAVTAGFEIALACDILIAAKGAKFIDTHAKFGIFPSWGLSQKLSRIIGPNRAREVSLAATPLTAENAEQWGLVNHLVEERDLMKKAREVAEAIIRNNQDMVLRYKSVINDGLKLDLGHALALEKERGHEYYNGMTKEQFKKMQEFIAGRASKKPASKM, encoded by the exons ATGGACACCTCCCGTAGTCACATCCTCGTGGCCCGGGAGCCGGGCGGCATTGCCACGGTGACGATCAACCGCCCCAAGGCCCTCAACTCCCTTACCCGGCCCATGATGGTGGACCTCGCCCGCGCCATCAAGGCCCTTGCCCGGGTCGACTCGGTACGGGTCATAATCCTGTCCAGTTCCGGCCGGGCCTTTTGCTCCGGCGTCGACCTCACCGCCGCCGAGGACGTGTTCAAGGGTGACGTCAAGGATATCGAGACCGACCCCGTCGCCCAGATGGAGCTCTGCCCCAAGCCCATCATCGGCGCCATCAATGGGTTTGCCGTCACGGCCGGTTTCGAGATCGCCCTCGCCTGTGATATTCTGATCGCCGCTAAAGGGGCTAAGTTCATCGATACACATGCCAA GTTTGGGATCTTCCCTTCATGGGGCCTCTCTCAGAAGCTATCCCGAATCATCGGACCCAACAGAGCGCGTGAAGTATCTTTGGCGGCCACGCCTCTCACTGCTGAAAATGCTGAGCAGTGGGGTTTAGTGAACCATCTAGTTGAAGAACGTGACCTAATGAAGAAAGCTAGAGAAGTCGCAGAGGCCATCATAAGGAACAACCAAGACATGGTGTTGAGGTACAAGTCGGTTATCAATGATGGCCTCAAGCTCGACCTTGGCCACGCGCTTGCTCTAGAAAAG GAGAGGGGTCACGAATACTATAATGGGATGACGAAGGAACAATTCAAGAAGATGCAAGAATTCATAGCAGGACGGGCCTCCAAGAAGCCCGCCTCCAAAATGTAG